One Streptomyces sp. NBC_00554 DNA segment encodes these proteins:
- a CDS encoding LLM class F420-dependent oxidoreductase — translation MDLRIFTEPQQGATYDTLLAVAKATEDLGFDAFFRSDHYLSMGSADGLPGPTDAWITLAGLARETKRIRLGTLMTAGTFRLPGVLAIQVAQVDQMSGGRVELGLGAGWFEEEHKAYGIPFPKEKFARLEEQLAIVTGLWATEVGKTFSHHGTYYDLTDSPALPKPAQAKVPVLIGGHGATRTPRLAAQYADEFNIPFASIEDSERQFGRVRAAAEQAGRKAAGITYSNALVACVGKDDAEVARRAAAIGRDVDDLKANGLAGSPDEVVEKIGQYAAIGSQRIYLQILDLDDLDHLDLIAAQVQSQLA, via the coding sequence ATGGATCTTCGAATCTTCACCGAGCCCCAGCAGGGCGCCACCTACGACACCCTCCTCGCTGTCGCCAAGGCCACCGAAGACCTCGGCTTCGACGCCTTCTTCCGTTCCGACCACTACCTCAGCATGGGTTCGGCCGACGGCCTTCCGGGCCCGACCGATGCCTGGATCACCCTCGCCGGGCTCGCCCGCGAGACCAAGCGCATCCGGCTCGGCACGCTGATGACCGCCGGCACCTTCCGCCTGCCCGGAGTCCTCGCGATCCAGGTCGCACAGGTCGACCAGATGTCCGGCGGCCGCGTCGAACTGGGCCTGGGCGCGGGCTGGTTCGAGGAGGAGCACAAGGCGTACGGCATCCCGTTCCCGAAGGAGAAGTTCGCGCGACTGGAGGAGCAGCTGGCGATCGTCACCGGGCTGTGGGCGACCGAGGTCGGCAAGACCTTCAGCCACCACGGCACCTACTACGACCTCACCGACTCGCCCGCTCTGCCCAAGCCCGCCCAGGCGAAGGTGCCCGTCCTCATCGGCGGCCACGGCGCGACCCGCACCCCCCGGCTCGCCGCGCAGTACGCCGACGAGTTCAACATCCCGTTCGCCTCGATCGAGGACAGCGAGCGCCAGTTCGGCCGGGTGCGTGCCGCGGCGGAGCAGGCCGGCCGCAAGGCAGCAGGCATCACGTACTCCAACGCGCTCGTGGCCTGCGTCGGCAAGGACGATGCCGAGGTGGCCCGCCGCGCCGCCGCGATCGGCCGCGATGTCGACGACCTGAAGGCGAACGGCCTGGCCGGTTCCCCGGACGAGGTCGTCGAGAAGATCGGCCAGTACGCCGCGATCGGCTCCCAGCGGATCTACCTCCAGATCCTCGACCTCGACGATCTGGACCACCTCGACCTGATCGCGGCGCAGGTCCAGTCGCAGCTCGCGTAA
- a CDS encoding NAD(P)/FAD-dependent oxidoreductase: MGRILVVGASAAGLAAAETLRREGYDGTITLVGDEPHVPYDRPPLSKQILATQWEPERLALRTPGDLGALDLDLRLGATATGLDLAGRTVLLADGPPVPYDGLIVATGVRPRRLPGEGAHVLRTLGDALALRERLGPGKRLVVVGAGFLGAEAAAVARGLGAVVTLLEPAPVPLAHAVGEAVGRVLSEAHLVSGVDLRTGVTVSEVTDEGVRLADGELIEADEVLVAVGSLPNTEWLEGSGLTLGDGLVCDEYCEAARNVYAAGDVARWYNPLFGTSMRIEHRTNAAEQGMAAARNLLNPEARKPFAPVPYFWSDQYDMKIQAFGYLRSHDEVAVVEGDLDERRFVVAYRAGDRLTGALAVGMPPKAIRPWRQAIAASAPWREAVKTSTGAENKEVGRG; this comes from the coding sequence ATCGGGCGGATCCTCGTCGTCGGTGCCTCGGCCGCCGGGCTCGCGGCGGCCGAGACACTGCGCCGCGAGGGGTACGACGGCACGATCACCCTCGTCGGCGACGAACCGCACGTCCCGTACGACCGGCCGCCGCTGTCCAAGCAGATCCTGGCCACGCAGTGGGAGCCCGAACGGCTGGCCCTGCGCACGCCGGGCGACCTGGGCGCCCTGGACCTGGACCTGCGCCTCGGCGCCACCGCGACCGGCCTCGACCTCGCCGGACGCACGGTGCTGCTGGCCGACGGCCCACCGGTGCCGTACGACGGTCTGATCGTGGCAACGGGGGTACGGCCCCGCCGGCTCCCGGGTGAGGGCGCGCACGTACTGCGCACCCTGGGCGACGCCCTGGCCCTGCGGGAACGGCTGGGCCCCGGAAAGCGGTTGGTCGTCGTCGGCGCCGGATTCCTCGGGGCGGAGGCAGCCGCCGTGGCCCGGGGCCTCGGCGCCGTGGTCACCCTCCTCGAACCGGCGCCGGTGCCGCTGGCCCACGCGGTCGGCGAAGCGGTCGGGCGGGTGCTGTCGGAGGCCCATCTGGTGAGCGGTGTGGATCTGCGGACCGGGGTCACGGTGAGCGAGGTGACCGACGAAGGGGTACGGCTCGCGGACGGTGAACTGATCGAGGCCGACGAGGTGTTGGTGGCCGTCGGCTCGCTGCCGAACACCGAGTGGCTGGAGGGCAGCGGGCTGACCCTGGGTGACGGTCTGGTGTGCGACGAGTACTGCGAGGCCGCGCGGAACGTGTACGCGGCCGGTGACGTGGCCCGCTGGTACAACCCGCTGTTCGGCACCTCGATGCGCATCGAGCACCGTACGAACGCCGCCGAGCAGGGCATGGCCGCCGCACGGAACCTGCTCAACCCCGAGGCCCGCAAGCCCTTCGCTCCCGTGCCGTACTTCTGGTCCGACCAGTACGACATGAAGATCCAGGCGTTCGGCTACCTCCGCAGCCATGACGAAGTCGCCGTGGTGGAAGGGGACTTGGACGAGCGCCGTTTTGTGGTCGCCTATCGCGCCGGCGACCGGCTGACCGGAGCCCTCGCGGTCGGTATGCCGCCCAAGGCGATCCGCCCCTGGCGGCAGGCGATCGCGGCGAGCGCCCCGTGGCGGGAAGCCGTGAAGACCTCAACAGGAGCTGAAAACAAGGAGGTTGGCCGTGGATGA
- a CDS encoding 3' terminal RNA ribose 2'-O-methyltransferase Hen1, producing the protein MFLTISATGTPERPATDLGYLLHKHPDNAQTFSTSYGTAHVLYPEASAERCTAALLLEVDAVALVRRGKGKGRGGAPDAALAQYVNDRPYAASSLLAVALSAVFSSAMKGQCNARPELPARPLPLRIEVPALPARGGADLVRALFEPLGWTVTVEAVALDAEFPGWGDSRYVRLVLESERLTLSEALRHLYVLLPVLDDAKHYWVSSDEVDKLLRAGDGWLPDHPEQKLITSRYLSRRWSLTREAMERLELVRLAEADDSAVEEIDNAVAEETEADSEDAAEPEERSVSLAVQRRDAILAALHASGAARVLDLGCGQGQLVQALLKDTRFTEIVGVDVSMRALTVASRRLKLDRMGERQAERVKLIQGSLAYTDNRLKGYDAAVLSEVIEHLDLPRLPALEYAVFGSARPKTVLVTTPNVEYNVRWETLPAGHSRHGDHRFEWTREEFRAWAERVAGRHGYGVEFTPVGPDDPEVGPPTQMATFTMTTKEEKAA; encoded by the coding sequence GTGTTCCTGACGATCAGTGCCACCGGCACCCCAGAGCGCCCCGCGACCGACCTCGGCTACCTGCTGCACAAGCATCCCGACAACGCGCAGACGTTCTCGACCTCCTACGGCACGGCGCATGTCCTCTACCCCGAGGCGTCCGCCGAGCGGTGCACGGCCGCGCTGCTCCTCGAGGTCGACGCGGTCGCGCTGGTCCGGCGCGGCAAGGGCAAGGGCCGCGGCGGCGCACCCGACGCCGCGCTCGCCCAGTACGTCAACGACCGCCCGTACGCGGCCTCCTCGCTGCTCGCCGTGGCGCTGAGCGCGGTGTTCTCCAGCGCCATGAAGGGCCAGTGCAACGCCCGGCCCGAGCTGCCCGCGCGGCCCCTCCCGCTCCGCATCGAGGTGCCCGCACTGCCCGCCCGAGGCGGCGCGGACCTCGTACGCGCGCTGTTCGAGCCGCTGGGATGGACGGTGACGGTCGAAGCCGTGGCGCTGGACGCGGAGTTCCCGGGGTGGGGCGACTCGCGGTACGTGCGCCTCGTACTGGAGTCGGAGCGGCTGACCCTGTCCGAAGCCCTGCGTCACCTCTACGTCCTCCTCCCGGTGCTCGACGACGCCAAGCACTACTGGGTCTCGTCCGACGAGGTCGACAAGCTGCTGCGGGCGGGCGACGGCTGGCTGCCGGACCACCCGGAGCAGAAGCTGATCACCAGCCGGTATCTGTCGCGCCGTTGGTCGCTGACGCGTGAGGCGATGGAGCGGCTGGAGCTCGTACGGCTCGCCGAGGCCGACGACAGCGCGGTCGAGGAGATCGACAACGCGGTGGCCGAGGAGACGGAGGCCGACTCGGAGGACGCTGCGGAACCGGAGGAGAGGTCCGTGTCCCTCGCCGTCCAGCGGCGGGACGCGATCCTCGCCGCACTGCACGCCTCCGGTGCGGCGCGGGTGCTCGATCTCGGCTGCGGACAGGGCCAGTTGGTGCAGGCGCTGCTCAAGGACACACGGTTCACCGAGATCGTCGGTGTCGACGTGTCGATGCGCGCGCTCACCGTCGCCTCGCGGCGGCTCAAGCTGGACCGCATGGGAGAACGGCAGGCCGAGCGCGTCAAGCTCATCCAGGGCTCGCTGGCGTACACCGACAACAGGCTCAAGGGGTACGACGCCGCCGTGCTCAGCGAGGTCATCGAGCACCTCGACCTGCCCCGGCTGCCCGCCCTGGAGTACGCGGTGTTCGGCTCCGCACGCCCCAAGACCGTGCTCGTGACCACGCCGAACGTCGAGTACAACGTCCGTTGGGAGACCCTCCCGGCCGGCCACTCCCGGCACGGCGACCACCGCTTCGAGTGGACGCGGGAGGAGTTCCGGGCGTGGGCGGAGCGCGTCGCCGGGCGGCACGGATACGGCGTGGAGTTCACGCCCGTCGGCCCCGATGACCCGGAGGTGGGGCCGCCCACCCAGATGGCCACGTTCACCATGACCACGAAGGAGGAGAAAGCAGCATGA
- a CDS encoding DUF6099 family protein, with protein MDAVRLIVASRRALAETGESPEVMEEAWQAHSLAQAIGSRFAVSGPPELRGEALGLTELAGRGCGVLGAPVLDVGALRAAQLTELGDAREALLCLGGLLGEVGIALVGIACAADDHGTYWQCMEAIDAADESRDRVLEMLRRLAVRDRMVLERERDSAAG; from the coding sequence ATGGATGCGGTGCGTCTCATTGTGGCGAGCAGGCGTGCACTGGCGGAGACGGGAGAGTCCCCGGAGGTGATGGAGGAGGCGTGGCAGGCGCACTCCCTGGCTCAGGCGATCGGCAGCCGTTTCGCCGTCTCCGGCCCCCCTGAACTCCGGGGCGAGGCCCTCGGCCTGACCGAGCTTGCGGGACGGGGCTGCGGTGTCCTCGGGGCTCCCGTCCTCGACGTCGGTGCCTTACGGGCCGCCCAGCTCACCGAGTTGGGCGACGCCCGCGAGGCGCTCCTCTGCCTCGGCGGTCTCCTCGGCGAGGTCGGCATAGCCCTCGTCGGCATAGCCTGCGCGGCGGACGACCACGGGACCTACTGGCAGTGCATGGAGGCCATCGACGCGGCAGACGAGTCCCGGGACCGGGTGCTGGAGATGCTGAGACGGCTGGCGGTGCGGGACCGGATGGTCCTGGAGCGTGAGCGGGATTCGGCGGCGGGGTGA
- a CDS encoding ATP-binding protein — protein MTMSSLEAPAAAEARPDRPGVTELRLAAFATHRRVRFPLGPLTLIAGPSGSGKTSALRAYEALARLGSGAELEEVFPDPVTCVPERARPDAQRRRGFRIGCTVDGPEGPVRLDVAVQAEPELRIVGERLTAGGVTLLETALRDPGRPVVQAAWHTGGTSAVTRGPLPDDRLGTALLPLRVAGRTDGERQVLAAAEQMVLALRSVYACDPSPRRMRAPVAVGSGLLLRGCDNIAEVLWRTRAECARRHALLVGAVGAGCAGPVMDVLGETLRDGTIRGFLDRGDGVRTELGLLGDGELRYLALALVLLTGPGVLAVDQAGEVPAALQTLTVLADGLDRCLDARQTGELVRLAARMCERGHIRLVGAMSDASWACGVPGVRVVDL, from the coding sequence ATGACCATGTCATCCCTGGAGGCCCCCGCGGCGGCGGAGGCGCGCCCCGACCGCCCGGGCGTCACCGAACTGCGGCTCGCCGCTTTCGCCACGCACCGGCGCGTCCGGTTCCCGCTGGGACCGCTCACCCTCATCGCGGGGCCGAGCGGCAGCGGCAAGACCAGTGCCCTGCGGGCGTACGAGGCACTGGCACGGCTGGGCAGCGGCGCCGAGCTGGAAGAGGTGTTCCCGGACCCGGTCACCTGCGTGCCCGAACGGGCCCGGCCCGATGCCCAGCGGCGCCGCGGCTTCCGCATCGGCTGCACGGTCGACGGTCCCGAAGGCCCCGTACGCCTTGACGTCGCCGTACAGGCCGAGCCCGAACTGCGCATCGTGGGCGAGCGGTTGACAGCGGGCGGCGTGACCCTGCTGGAGACGGCGTTACGGGATCCGGGGCGCCCCGTCGTCCAGGCCGCCTGGCACACCGGAGGCACGTCCGCGGTGACCCGCGGCCCCCTCCCCGACGACCGCCTCGGCACCGCGCTCCTGCCGCTGCGCGTCGCGGGCAGGACCGACGGGGAGCGCCAAGTCCTCGCCGCCGCCGAGCAGATGGTGCTCGCCCTGCGGTCCGTCTACGCCTGCGACCCGAGCCCCCGCCGGATGCGCGCCCCCGTCGCGGTCGGCTCCGGCCTGCTGCTGCGGGGCTGCGACAACATCGCCGAAGTGCTGTGGCGTACGCGGGCGGAGTGCGCCCGGCGGCATGCGCTCCTGGTCGGCGCGGTCGGGGCCGGATGCGCCGGCCCGGTCATGGACGTCCTGGGCGAGACCCTGCGCGACGGCACGATCCGAGGGTTCCTCGACCGCGGCGATGGCGTTCGTACGGAACTGGGGCTGCTCGGGGACGGCGAGTTGAGGTATCTGGCGCTGGCCCTGGTGCTGCTCACCGGACCTGGCGTGCTGGCGGTCGACCAGGCGGGAGAGGTGCCCGCCGCGCTCCAGACGCTGACCGTTCTGGCCGACGGTCTCGACCGCTGTCTGGACGCCCGGCAGACGGGGGAGCTGGTGCGGCTGGCGGCGCGGATGTGCGAACGCGGGCACATCCGGCTGGTCGGCGCCATGAGCGACGCTTCCTGGGCCTGCGGGGTGCCGGGTGTGAGGGTGGTGGATCTTTGA
- a CDS encoding permease, which translates to MQAVLHALSITGSMTWEITWALILGFGLSAVVQAVVRKATIVRLLGDDRPRTLALAAGLGAASSSCSYAAVALARSLFRKGANFTAAMAFEIASTNLVVELGVILALLMGWQFTAAEFIGGPIMIVVLAVLFRLFLRDKLLREAGEQAERGLAGSMEGHAAMDMSVRKEGSFRRRLFSGEGFTSTAHVFVMEWAAILRDLVIGLLIAGAIAAWVPDSFWSAFFFEGHPLASKLWGPLIGPLVAIASFVCSIGNVPLAVVLWQGGISFGGVVAFIFADLLILPILNIYRKYYGARMTLFLLGTFYVAMVVAGYIVELVFGGLGLVPDQADATIPMEGITWNYTTWLNIAFLLLAATLIARFFRTGGTDMLRMMGGAPSDGHDAHDGHDAHDSRD; encoded by the coding sequence CTGCAGGCCGTACTGCATGCCCTGTCCATCACCGGGTCGATGACCTGGGAGATCACCTGGGCCCTGATCCTCGGCTTCGGCCTGTCCGCCGTCGTCCAGGCGGTGGTGCGCAAGGCCACGATCGTCCGCCTGCTCGGTGACGACCGGCCCCGGACCCTCGCACTGGCGGCAGGCCTCGGCGCGGCCTCGTCGTCGTGCTCGTACGCCGCCGTCGCCCTGGCGCGTTCCCTGTTCCGCAAGGGCGCGAACTTCACCGCCGCGATGGCCTTCGAGATCGCCTCGACCAACCTGGTCGTCGAACTCGGCGTGATCCTGGCCCTGCTGATGGGCTGGCAGTTCACCGCGGCGGAGTTCATCGGGGGACCGATCATGATCGTGGTCCTCGCGGTGCTCTTCCGCCTCTTCCTGCGCGACAAGCTGCTGCGTGAGGCGGGCGAACAGGCCGAACGGGGCCTCGCGGGCTCGATGGAGGGCCACGCCGCGATGGACATGTCCGTACGGAAGGAGGGCTCGTTCCGCCGGCGGCTGTTCTCCGGAGAGGGCTTCACCTCCACCGCCCATGTCTTCGTCATGGAGTGGGCCGCGATCCTGCGCGATCTCGTCATCGGCCTGCTCATCGCGGGAGCGATCGCCGCATGGGTGCCGGACTCCTTCTGGAGCGCGTTCTTCTTCGAGGGCCACCCGCTGGCGTCCAAGCTCTGGGGCCCGCTGATCGGCCCGCTCGTCGCCATCGCCTCGTTCGTCTGCTCGATCGGCAACGTGCCGCTGGCCGTCGTGCTGTGGCAGGGCGGCATCAGCTTCGGCGGCGTGGTCGCGTTCATCTTCGCCGACCTGCTGATCCTGCCGATCCTCAACATCTACCGGAAGTACTACGGAGCGAGGATGACGCTCTTCCTCCTCGGCACGTTCTACGTGGCGATGGTCGTCGCCGGCTACATCGTGGAACTCGTCTTCGGCGGCCTCGGCCTCGTCCCCGACCAGGCCGACGCCACGATCCCCATGGAGGGCATCACCTGGAACTACACGACCTGGCTCAACATCGCCTTCCTCCTACTGGCGGCCACACTGATCGCGCGCTTCTTCCGGACCGGCGGGACGGACATGCTGAGGATGATGGGCGGGGCACCCAGCGACGGCCACGACGCCCACGACGGCCACGACGCCCACGACAGCCGCGACTGA
- a CDS encoding nucleotide pyrophosphohydrolase — MTELDVAKLQRRLAEFAAARNWGPYHTPKNLVAALSVEASELVEIFQWLTPEESARVMDDADTAHRVTDEVADVLAYLLQLCEVLGIDPLAALDAKIDRNERRFPAPEES; from the coding sequence GTGACCGAACTGGACGTAGCGAAGCTGCAGCGCCGCCTTGCCGAGTTCGCGGCCGCGCGGAACTGGGGGCCCTACCACACCCCCAAGAACCTCGTCGCCGCGCTGAGCGTGGAGGCGTCCGAACTGGTCGAGATCTTCCAGTGGTTGACGCCGGAGGAGTCGGCCCGGGTGATGGACGACGCGGACACCGCCCACCGTGTCACCGACGAGGTCGCGGACGTCCTGGCCTATCTGCTCCAGCTCTGCGAGGTGCTCGGCATCGACCCGCTCGCCGCGCTCGACGCGAAGATCGACCGGAACGAGCGGAGGTTTCCGGCGCCGGAGGAGTCGTGA
- a CDS encoding SDR family oxidoreductase, translated as MAGHYASLSGADEAALATTPTEELLGLDVVTAIGDDAQSAYIVSKRANHLRVQAAALAWNLRGARVNSVSPGVISTAMAKAEAESPSGEHMLKMLDACGAGRTGTPGEIAEVVAFLVGPGAPYITGTDLLVDGGQAAWIRWHRPR; from the coding sequence ATGGCCGGTCACTACGCGTCCCTGAGCGGCGCGGACGAGGCCGCCCTCGCGACGACTCCCACGGAGGAACTCCTGGGACTCGACGTCGTCACCGCCATCGGAGACGACGCGCAGTCCGCGTACATCGTGTCCAAGCGCGCCAACCACCTGCGGGTACAGGCCGCCGCACTCGCCTGGAACCTCCGCGGCGCCCGCGTGAACAGCGTCAGCCCGGGTGTGATCTCCACCGCGATGGCGAAGGCCGAGGCCGAGTCGCCGTCCGGCGAGCACATGCTGAAGATGCTCGACGCGTGCGGCGCGGGCCGCACCGGAACGCCCGGAGAGATCGCCGAGGTGGTGGCCTTCCTCGTCGGTCCCGGGGCGCCGTACATCACCGGCACCGACCTCCTCGTCGACGGCGGCCAGGCCGCCTGGATCCGCTGGCACCGGCCGCGATGA
- a CDS encoding DUF305 domain-containing protein, with protein sequence MSASSSSAARRRTLAAAGTVAVLALALAACGSDGSTSNDSSMPGMNHGSGSASASATPDSAFNDADVMFAQQMIPHHQQAVEMAELADGRADDQEIKDLAAAIEKAQDPEINTMEGWLKSWGKPLPSASSSTGDMAGMDHGSGESSAMPGMMSDQDMTDLQAAKGKDFDKEFAQLMIGHHQGAITMANDEQKNGENADAKKLATAIVTAQTAEIEKMNEILDRL encoded by the coding sequence ATGTCCGCTTCTTCGTCTTCCGCTGCCCGCCGCCGCACTCTCGCGGCCGCCGGCACCGTCGCCGTTCTCGCCCTGGCCCTGGCGGCCTGCGGCTCGGACGGTTCCACGTCCAACGACTCGTCGATGCCCGGGATGAACCACGGCTCCGGCAGCGCTTCGGCGTCGGCCACCCCGGACAGCGCTTTCAATGACGCGGACGTGATGTTCGCGCAGCAGATGATCCCGCACCACCAGCAGGCCGTCGAGATGGCCGAGCTCGCCGACGGCCGCGCCGACGACCAGGAGATCAAGGACCTGGCCGCCGCGATCGAGAAGGCCCAGGACCCCGAGATCAACACGATGGAGGGCTGGCTGAAGTCCTGGGGCAAGCCGCTGCCCTCGGCCTCGTCGTCGACGGGTGACATGGCCGGTATGGATCACGGTTCGGGCGAATCCTCCGCGATGCCCGGGATGATGTCCGACCAGGACATGACCGACCTCCAGGCAGCCAAGGGCAAGGACTTCGACAAGGAGTTCGCCCAGCTGATGATCGGCCACCACCAGGGTGCGATCACCATGGCCAACGACGAGCAGAAGAACGGCGAGAACGCCGACGCGAAGAAGCTCGCCACGGCCATCGTCACGGCCCAGACCGCCGAGATCGAGAAGATGAACGAGATCCTCGACCGGCTCTGA
- a CDS encoding molybdopterin-binding protein, with the protein MSLSIRNQLPGTVASVTPGEVMATVKIRLDGGQDLTAAVTLEAVEDLGLTTGSAVRALIKSTEVSLATGPVNGVSIRNQLPGTVTDVATGGAMARVKVDVAGAELTSAITKDAVTELGLATGSPVVALIKATEVSLSNA; encoded by the coding sequence ATGAGTCTGAGCATCCGCAACCAACTCCCCGGCACCGTCGCCTCCGTCACCCCGGGTGAGGTGATGGCGACGGTGAAGATCCGTCTCGACGGCGGTCAGGACCTCACCGCGGCCGTCACCCTGGAGGCCGTCGAGGACCTGGGCCTGACCACGGGCTCCGCGGTCCGCGCACTGATCAAGTCGACGGAGGTGTCCCTGGCCACCGGCCCGGTGAACGGGGTCAGCATCCGCAACCAGCTCCCCGGCACGGTCACCGACGTCGCCACCGGCGGCGCCATGGCCCGCGTCAAGGTCGACGTCGCGGGCGCCGAGCTCACCTCCGCGATCACCAAGGACGCGGTCACCGAACTCGGCCTGGCCACCGGCTCCCCGGTCGTCGCACTCATCAAGGCCACCGAGGTGTCACTCTCCAACGCCTGA
- a CDS encoding ferredoxin, which yields MRVELDEPKCVASGQCVVASPEVFDQRDDDGVAILLVEEPGAELLDGVQEAVAICPAAAIRLVEK from the coding sequence ATGCGTGTAGAACTGGACGAGCCGAAGTGCGTGGCATCGGGGCAGTGCGTCGTCGCGTCTCCGGAGGTCTTCGACCAGCGTGACGACGACGGCGTCGCGATCCTGCTGGTCGAGGAGCCCGGCGCCGAACTCCTCGACGGAGTACAGGAAGCCGTGGCGATCTGCCCGGCGGCGGCGATCCGGCTGGTCGAGAAGTGA
- a CDS encoding cell division protein SepF: MNSHDATDEQWEGLAQVVPLRGRDAWPSAVDHRSIPEAPTEARRRFVVLRINVFADAREVAETLMAGIPVLLDLTAAETDVAKRVLDFSTGVVFGRASGMHRVDRNVFLLTPPGTEVSGLMEGAGAPGG; the protein is encoded by the coding sequence GTGAACAGTCACGACGCCACCGACGAACAGTGGGAGGGGCTCGCCCAGGTCGTTCCGTTGCGAGGCCGGGACGCCTGGCCGTCGGCGGTCGACCACCGGTCGATACCCGAGGCCCCCACGGAGGCGCGCCGCCGCTTCGTGGTCCTGCGGATCAACGTGTTCGCGGACGCCCGCGAGGTCGCCGAGACGCTGATGGCGGGGATACCCGTCCTCCTCGACCTGACCGCCGCGGAGACCGACGTCGCCAAGCGGGTCCTTGACTTCAGTACGGGCGTGGTCTTCGGGCGGGCGAGCGGCATGCACCGCGTCGACCGGAACGTGTTCCTGCTGACACCGCCGGGGACCGAGGTGAGCGGGCTGATGGAGGGGGCGGGGGCTCCTGGAGGGTGA
- a CDS encoding cytochrome P450 produces the protein MAETLTDPADDAARIAEYPMPRATGCPFAPPPALEALREETPVTQVRIWDGSEPWLITGHAQQRALLADPRVSNDDHFGSFPHVSEYRAQIAPFTPRMIVNTDAPEHTRLRRMVTGPFLIKRIEKLREPIQKIVDDLIDDMLAGPNPADLLTALALPVPSLVISELLGVPYADHEFFQRNSSLALDRAAPPAESQAASRAMSDYLDKLLGEKLTDPGDDTLSELAGRVNAGEMTRSEAVHMGVAMLIAGHETTATMISLGTLALLENPEQLAVLRDTEDPKVVANAVEELLRYLTIVHSGLRRVAKEDIEIDGRTIRAGDGILVEITAANWDREVFPDADRLDLSRPARHHNAFGYGPHQCLGQSLARLELQVVYSTLYRRVPTLRLAAPIEQLEFDNSGTTYGVRCLPVTW, from the coding sequence TTGGCCGAGACACTGACAGATCCCGCGGACGACGCGGCCCGGATCGCCGAGTACCCGATGCCCAGGGCGACCGGCTGCCCCTTCGCCCCGCCGCCTGCCCTCGAGGCGCTGCGCGAGGAGACGCCGGTCACCCAGGTGAGGATCTGGGACGGCAGCGAGCCCTGGCTCATCACCGGCCACGCCCAGCAGCGGGCCCTGCTCGCCGATCCCCGCGTCAGCAACGACGACCACTTCGGCAGCTTTCCGCATGTGAGCGAGTACCGGGCGCAGATCGCGCCGTTCACCCCCAGGATGATCGTCAACACCGACGCCCCCGAGCACACCCGGCTGCGCCGCATGGTCACAGGACCGTTCCTCATCAAGCGGATCGAGAAGCTGCGGGAGCCGATCCAGAAGATCGTCGACGATCTCATCGACGACATGCTCGCGGGCCCCAACCCGGCGGACCTGCTCACGGCCCTTGCCCTCCCCGTGCCGTCCCTGGTCATCTCCGAACTGCTCGGAGTGCCCTACGCCGACCACGAGTTCTTCCAGCGCAACAGCAGCCTCGCCCTCGACCGGGCCGCGCCGCCGGCCGAGTCCCAGGCGGCGAGCCGGGCCATGAGCGACTACCTGGACAAGCTGCTCGGCGAGAAGCTCACCGACCCGGGCGACGACACGCTGTCCGAACTCGCGGGCCGGGTCAACGCCGGCGAGATGACGCGCAGCGAGGCCGTCCACATGGGCGTCGCGATGCTCATCGCCGGGCACGAGACCACCGCCACGATGATCAGCCTCGGCACCCTCGCCCTGCTGGAGAACCCCGAGCAGCTCGCCGTGCTGCGCGACACCGAGGACCCGAAGGTCGTCGCGAACGCGGTCGAGGAACTCCTGCGCTACCTGACCATCGTCCACTCCGGGCTCCGTCGGGTCGCCAAGGAGGACATCGAGATCGACGGCCGGACCATCCGCGCCGGGGACGGCATCCTCGTCGAGATCACCGCCGCCAACTGGGACAGGGAAGTCTTCCCCGACGCCGACCGGCTGGACCTCTCCCGGCCCGCGCGCCACCACAACGCGTTCGGCTACGGCCCCCACCAGTGCCTCGGCCAGTCCCTCGCCCGCCTGGAACTCCAGGTCGTCTACAGCACGCTCTACCGCCGCGTTCCCACGCTGCGCCTGGCGGCCCCGATCGAGCAGCTGGAGTTCGACAACAGCGGGACCACGTATGGCGTCCGCTGCCTGCCCGTCACCTGGTGA